The following DNA comes from Picosynechococcus sp. PCC 7003.
GCCTCGGCGAAAATCTAAAACAGCAGATCGTTTTACTCAATCCCAATCCTGGCCTCACCCCAACACCAGAGGTTGCTGATCTCTTTTGGTGGACAGAAGCGCCAACCATGCCAGGGGCTACGCATCTAAAATAAAACCAGAGTCAGCAAGGATTTTAAGTAAAAAACCATTGTCCATGGCAGCCTTGTAACGCTTCATGGTGAGGCTGGTTTGAGAAGTCTCCTGACGAAGCAGATTCAACGTGAACCGCCTCATTAGGCTCATATTACGAGCCGAATGACCTTGGCGAATTCGAGAATTATCTTCTCCAAAGACCACGTCAAGACACCAATGAAGCTGATTTTCAATTCCCCAGTGATTGCGAATATGACTGGCAAACTCCTGATTTGTCGCTTCTATAGAACTGATAAAGAAGCGGATTTCGTGAGTAGTCTTATGCCAAAGTTGACGAGTTCCTTCCACAATGACGATGGTACGGAGTTGCTGCCAAGGCTCCCGTAACTCTTGAGGCAAAACATGAGATGCTGGAATTTGCCAGATTGTTCTGGTTTCTAGACGCTGATGTCCCTTCTCCGTCTGATGCCATCCCGTTTCTCGCCATTCTTTGGCAGATTCTCTTTGCTTTTCAAACCCAGGTTTTTTACTGCTTTAAACAATCTACCCTGGTTGCCCTTGAGAGCCAGAATATAGTCTGCTTTAGCTTGACAAATCTGTTGGGCGATTTTCTTTTGAGTGCCCATGGCATCGATGGTCACAATACATCCTTTGAGCTCTAGTTGTGCGAGTAGTTGAGGAATGGCTGTAATTTCATTGGATTTTGTTTCCACAGCCTCTTGTCCTAACACTAGACGAGATGACGTTGCCCAAGCACTGACCAGTTGTAGGTCTTTAATGCCTTTTTCCCTATCGTAGGAGCCTCGTGAAGCTTTTCCATCTATGGCAATGACCTGAGCTGAGAGCTTTCCTGCTATTGTCCCTACCCAGTTGCGAAATTCTGCTTCTAATTGTTCTGAGTCTAATCTGGCAAATACCCTGGCAAAAGTATCATGGGAGGGGATGCCGTTGGGCAACTCGAGAAATTGCCTGAGCCATTCTTCTTTGGAATTTCCATAGGTTTCGATTCCTACCCAACTATCGGCTCCTGATATAGTGGCAAAAAGAGCGATAACGATGATATCGACTAAGTAGTGTGCCCGTGTACGTTCTACTCTTGGGTCTTCTATTTCTCCAAAGTGCTTGTCAATACTGGCTTTGAGAACTTCGTTGTTAAATAGGGATGCCATTCTTTTCACATTTTTCCTCTTTCCTCCTTTCTACACCTTTTTTTAGATGCGTAGCCCCTGCCAACCATGCCCTAACCACCGCTAATTTTCGCCTTGTAACCTTGATCAAGGAGGAATGCGAGAATCGACTGGCGGTGATCCCCTTGAATTTCCAGGGTATTGTCTTTAAGGGTGCCACCGGAGCCGCATTTATTTTTTAGCTGCTTTAAGAGTTTTTGTAACGTCTCTGGGGAATGTTGTAATCCTGCAATCACAGTCACAGTCTTGCCCTTACGACCAGAACGGCTCGCTTGGATGCGGGGACTTTGTTGTTGGGGCGGCAGATCGATAATCTCCGGGGTATCGTCTGCGACGGTGTTACCAAATTCTTGATAGACAACTTTTTTGCGTGCCATCGTTCAAATTCAATCGCTTGGGTGTACTTGTCCATAGCTTACGGGTTTTATGGTTCGTTGCGTCATTACCCGTTTAAAAATCATACCGACCACAAAAAAAGAGCGACAGGGCCGCCCTTGGTGAACTGGATTCCATCAATATCCTTGTGGTGGGCCAGGTACAGCCCGAGAAAACTTGACCAAAACTGCTTTCAGGAAAGAGAAAAATGGTGTGGTAAAACCCAACAGAGAATCGGGGTCAAAATTATAAACGCAACCGTAAAAATCCCAATAATTTCAACAGCGAGAAGTCCTTCATTCATGGCGATCGCCTCTTAAATGTGACGAATTAATCACATCTTCAGTGTAACCTGACTTTCCTAGCCGCCGAACCGGACTCTTAGCCTGAAATCAGGACCGTAACGCCAATGAGCGCCACCACCAGTACACCTCCTAAAATACCAATAACCAGCAAATTTTTTTGTTCTTTGGCTGTTTTTGCCTCTGCTTGGTACATTTTGGGCTCTTGGGCAAAATTATTCAGCTTACCGTCTTCATCTTCCATGTAGCGCATGGTGGCTCCTTCAAATTTGTCAATCTTTAAATCCCCAGGGGATTCGATCATCATAGGAACCTAACTTTATAGCTATCAATAAAACTCAACAAAAGTTAAGCTGCCTAAGCACCCATGCCAGAGTAATGTTTCAAACCTTTGCGCCAAAAGTAGCGATTAAGACCATAGAAAATCAGGCTCCAAACGCCCATGACAATGAAGCCTTCGGTGAGGCGCACCGGCAACCCCATTAAAATCGCTGAAGGAAAATACACCACATAGGGAAAAGGGGTCAACAGGGCAATTTCCTTCATTAAAGGGGGAAAGGTTTCGAGGGGAGCGATATAGCCAGACAGGAAAATATAAAACAAAAACCAAATTTGTTCGATGGCACTGGCCCGTTCCACCCAAAAAGCCGCCATAGCAAAAGTGTATTGCAACAGAAAACGAAGACCAAAGGCGATCGCCGCTGTGAGAATACAGAGCAACACCTGGGTTAGACTCGGTACCCAAAAAGCTTGGGGATAAAGGGCGAAAAACAAGAGTACCAGGGCAATACTAAAGGGCAAGCGCGCAAACCGTTCTGACACATGGCTCGCAAAGTGCCGCCAGACGGGGTCAATGGGCTGGAGCAGGGCAAAGGACAGTTTTCCCTGGGAGACTTCCTTTTCAAATTCCCAGATTACCCAGACGAGGGTCAGTTGGCGAATAAAAAAGACAGCGATAAAGTAGCGGGCGAATTCAATCGCAGACAGGGGCAACTCTACTTGGTTGGAGGCTTCTGTCCACACCCCCAACAGGATAATCGGCAAGGATGAGTTGAGCACCCAAAAAAATAGCTCGGCCCGATATTCCACCATGTAGGCATAGTAGGTGGTGAATAAAACCTGTGCTTTTCGGAACGGCGATCGCACCATAGTCTCCTAGAAAAAAGTCGCTTTTATCATAGGCTGAAAGTTTAACCTATGGCCGAGTTTTGTACCCCGCAGAAAAGTCTGAGCCATTTGTGTTATGGTCAAAAAAGAAGTTTAAGTAATCACCATAAAATCCGATGCGCATCAAAAGTTGGGAAAGTCCCCGGCGTCGGGGTCGTAATGACAAAGGCAAAGGCGGCGCGGCTCGTCAACGGCAACTGAAAAAACGCAATAAAATGCTCAAAAACAAGCTCAAGGGCAATGACCACGGAGGGGAAATTCATCCCCTCTTTTTTATGGCTTCTACGACCCACTCAGATAACAATTAACGAGGCGATCGCCCCCGGTTAATTTCACCAGTCTTTGTCCCGCGCTATCCTTTTCAGCCAAGTTAAATTTACTTAAGGGCAACAGGTCGAGATTTTCTTGGGCATCTTTTACTAGTAGGGAGTCCTGCTGATCGGGCACAAAGAGATCCAGCAAGAGGTCTGTTTTCGACTCAAAACGCATTACATGGTTGCCCATATCGCCCCGTTTACCAAGCCGTAAGCTGCTGGCGGCTAATTTTTTGCCGTAACCTTCTTCGGAAATCAGATAAAGTTCACTGTTTCGCTGGCAGGGCACACAGGCGACAATTTGTTCGTTAAATCGCAGGCGGAGGGCTTGGTTCCCTTGGGAAGTGCGACCCATGACGGGAATTTCGGAGTCGTTGACGGGTAAATGTAAAACGCGTCCACTGCTGACGGCGATCGCCACCTGATCTCCCCCTTTGACAAAGCAAGCAAATTTGAGGGTGTCCTTGTCTTTGAGCTTAATCAGACTCAAACCACGGCTGGTAAAACTGTCTAATTCCACCGCTGGTAAACGCTTAATTCGTCCCTGGGCCGTAAGTAACAGTAAATCGTATGCTGCTAAATTATCGGGCAGCAAAAACTGGGTAATGGGTTGATGATTGTCTCGTAGGGCGTGATCCGGCAATAAATCAACTAATTGGGATTTATCTCGCTGCTCTTGGTAGGGCAAATCGGCGATCGCCACCGGAAAGGCTTTCCCTTGATCGGTGCAGACAATTAAATTTTCCTGGCTGCCAATCTGCGCCTTAAAAATAGTCGGTTCCTCATCCAATAACCCCGCATCATCATTGCCCCAGTACACCCCCCCCGACGCGGCGATCGCCACATGGGAAGTCTCCGTCAATTGCGGCAGCAATGTGAGGGCAGGCTCCTCTTTTTTGCGGGATTTTCGTTTTTTCTTCGGGGTTTCTGGTGCGGCGGCGGGATCAGCATTGGCCGGAGCAGATTTCGCCTCTGGTGCTGGGGTCTCCGGTAAACGGGTACGACGCGGATCGGCAAATTTTCGTTTTAAACTGCGCAATTCCCGCTTGAGTGCCTTTAACAACTCATGGCGATCGCCCAACAGTTTATTCAATTTGGCAATTTCTGTAGTCAGTTCTGCAAATTCCTGTTCCAGTTTTTGGCGTTCCAAACCCGTTAAGCGCCGCATGGGCATTGCTAAAATTGCATCGGACTGACTTTCACTAAACCCCAGTTCTCCTTGGAACTGCTGTTTTGCTGTGGTGCCATCCGCCGCGTTGCGCAAAATTTCAATAACTGCGTCCAAATTATTCAGCGCGAGCAATAACCCCTCCACCGAATGTTGTCGGGTTTCCTTTTGGGCCAACTCATACTCATACTGACGGGTGAGGGTCTCGACGCGAAATTTAAGGAATTCCTGCAAAATCGCTTTTAATGATAACTGACGGGGCTGATTATCCACTAGAGATAACAAAATCGCCCCAAAATTCGACTGGAGCGCCGTTTTTTTATAGAGCAGTTTCAAAATCTGTTCCGGTTCTGCATCCCGCTTCAGTTCAATCACCACCCGCATCCCTTGGCGATCGCTCTCATCCCGAATATCCGAAATCCCCGAAATTTTGCCATCGTTCACCAGATCCGCCAACTTTTCGATCCAGCCTGCCTTATTCACTTGGTAAGGCAGTTCCGTCACCACTAGCGCATTCACATCCCGTTTTCGTTTCTTACCCACCTGCAGCACTTCCAAGTGGACAATGCCCCGCATCGGAATAATTCCTCGTCCCGTCCGGTAAGCGTCACGTACCCCAGCGAGATCAACGATCTCACCTCCCGTCGGAAAATCCGGTGCCGGGATCACTTCCCATAATTTTTCATCTTCAATGTCAGGCCGATCAATCAGGGTAATCAACCCATCCACCACTTCCCCTAAATTGTGCGGCGGCATATTCGTGGCCATGCCCACCGCAATCCCCGATGAACCGTTCAGCAACAGCACTGGCAACTGCACTGGTAAGACAACAGGCTCTTGCTGAGACCCATCGAAATTGTCCGTAAAATCAACGATATCTTCGCTAATCTGCGCCAACATCGCCTCAAAACTGAGGGGTGATAACCGTGTTTCGGTATAACGCATCGCCGCTGGCGGATCATTATCAATGGAGCCAAAATTTCCATGGCCTGCCAACAACGGATAGCGCGTTGAAAAATCCTGTACCAACCGTACCAAGGCATCATAAACGGACTGATCGCCATGGGGATGGTACTTCCCCAACACATCCCCGACGACCCGCGCACATTTCCGGTAAGGACGATCCGGACTTAAGCCTAACTCATACATTGCATACAAAATTCGGCGATGCACTGGTTTAAGGCCGTCCCGCACATCTGGCAAGGCGCGTCCAACGATCACACTCATCGCATATTCCAGATAGGACTGTTCCATTTCCACATGGAGCGCTGTTGGGATAATGTGACCGGACTGGAGCAGATCAAGTTGTTGTGCCATGAATTTATGCTAGTTGGACAATAATGGAGAACGCTGTTTTCAAGGAATATACTGTTGATTCTTAAATCTTTACAAGCGTTTGCATCTTTTTCACCATAAAGGCATAGGGTTCTCTGTCGCAAAAAACATTGTTATGGATTCGCCTTGCTTTGGGTAAAAATAAATTATGCGATGTCTTTAATTTAAGGGTGTGATAGTCAAGGCGGCAGAGATGATATATTGTGCTTCTGCTTAGCGACCCGAAAGACTCAGTTATTACGCCACAATGAATGTCAGAGTTGATTGTTTGCAGTTATCCCTAATCTCAAGAAAGTAGTTATGGCCACAATATTGATAGTTGAAGATGATCCGATTAATGTGCGTGTTTTCAGCACGATTTTGAAAAAGCGAGGCCAGTTTGAGGTGCTCTGCTCTGAGGATGTCGGGGAAATTATGGCCTTAACGTCAGCGGGAAAGGTTGATCTGGTGATGATGGACGTCTCTTTGACGGCGAGCCTCTATGAAGGGGAGTCAGTTGATGGGATTCGGATTACCCAAATGCTTAAGGCGGATCCCCAGACGAAGAACATTCCAGTTATTTTAGTGACGGCCCACGCAATGCAAGGCGATCGCGAAACGTTTCTCAGCAAGAGTGGGGCTGAGGATTATATTTCTAAGCCAGTGGTTAATTATGATGATTTTTTGCAGCAGATTCGTCGCCTGATTGGGGAGTAAAACTTGGCGATCGCCTTTTTTGAGATTTAGCAAAAATCCGTTACGTCCAACACTCTACAACACCTGTGATCGCAGTAGGGCGACGGGCAGATAAACCATTTTCTTCGCCGTCGGCACATAGGCACGGCGGTTAAAAACATCGTAGTCGTTTTTCTCGATGATATCGAGGATCCCTTGGTACAGCATCAAGGCAGACCACACCGGCCAACGGGCATCGGGGTGGAGGGCTCGAATCCCCCGCTCGGCAATTTGATAATAGTGGCGGGCCCGCTTAATTTGGAATTTCATCAGCGATCGCCACCGCTCATCAATCACTCCAGCAAACAAATCCTTTTCAGAATAATTAAATAGCGCTAAATCTTCTAGGGGAAGGTAAATGCGACCGCGACCCCGGTCTTCCCCCACATCCCTGAGAATATTTGTTAATTGGTTGGCAATCCCAAGGGCGATCGCCTCCTCTGTTGGCATTTGAGCCTGAATTTGACTATTCCAGGGAGCCGTATTTGTGCGATTTTCTAAACCCATAACCGCTCCGGACATCAGACCCACCGTTCCAGCGACTCGATAGCAATAAAGCTCTAGGTCTTCAAACGTTTCATAGCGACTCCGGTACAAATCCATGCGCTGCCCAGCAATCATGTCCCGAAAGGGCTGGATATCGAGGGGGAAACGGTTCAAGCTGTCCACCAGAGCCACATCTGGATCCGCAACCGGTTGCCCCGCAAATACAGATTCAAGATCCCGTTCCCACTGATCGAGGGTTTCTGGGGTGGTATTGACTGCCTCTGGCCCATCAACCAGTTCATCGGTGCGGCGACACCAGACATAAATGGCCCAAATCGCCTCGCGCTTTTCCTTGGGCATGAGGAGAGTGCCTAGGTAAAACGTCTTAGAATACATCGCCGTAACAGTACGACAATATTCGTAGGCCTCTTCACGGGAAATGAAGGATGAGGCAGTGGGTGGAGAAGGTTGAAGTCTAGACAATTGCAGCATGCGTTGCGGGCGAAGTGTCTGGGGAGTCGTTTCCGGGCCTCCCCGTGGGCAAAAAAAGCCATAATGATTGTCGCATTGTACGAGTCAAATGGGAAATTAATCTTAATTTTGTCAAGAAGTCTCCCACAGACTGATTTTATGCGGCAACGGAAACAGTGGTGGCCTGGTCAGCAAGGGTGGTTTCAGCCGCTTTAGCAACGGCTTGGGCGGTGAGTTTCCCGGAGAGGACAGCTCCTTCCATGCTGGCGAGATAGCGCTGCATTGTGTAGTCCCCAGTGAGGAAGAAGTTGGAGATGGGCGTCTCTTGGGAAGGACGGTGATCTTGGCGACCGGGGGTTGACTTGTAGACAGAGCGGGGGGTTTTCACCACATGGTACTTCAAAAGCTTGGCTTGATTATCGCCCGTAAAGTCATCGGGGAAGAGTTGTTTTAATTCTTCCATGGTGGCGGCGATGATCTCTTCGTCGGACTTGCTGATCCAGTCTTTTGCGGGGGCTAAGACCAACTCCAACATGGATTTGTCGCTATAGTAACCACGGCAAGTATTACTCATGTCGGCATAGACGCTAAGGAGGGGCGATCGCGAGAAAAGGAGGTGATCCACATCGGTTAATTTGCGATCAAACCACATATGCAGGTTGATGACCGGAACTCCTTCGAGGCCATCCAGTTTCTGGAAAAAGGGCATTTCTTTCCAGGGGTTCGGCAACATTACCTTGAGTGGATCGACGGGCATTGCTGAAACGTAGGCATCGGCGGCAAAAAATTCGTCTTCGGCCCCATTTAAGCCGCGCAGGAGAAAGCCTTTTACAGAACCGTCATCGTTGAGTTGAATTTCCTTGAGGGGACGATTGAGATGAACTTCGCCGCCCCGCTCGGTGATGTAGTCCACAATGGGTTGGCATAAACGCTCTGTGGGGGAGCCATCGAGGAACGCCATTTTCGAGCCGTTCTTTTCTTGGAGGAAGCGGTTCAGGGCGGTGAGCAAAATGGTGGCAGAAATTTCGTCGGGGTTGATAAAGTTCAGCGCCTTAGACATGGCGATAAAAACTTCCTTTTCGACCCGTTCTGGAATGCCCTGTTTTTTCATCCATTCGGACCAGGAATATTGATCCATTTCTTCGACATATTTTTGACCTTGGACCATCGCCGGAATTAAGCCGATGCCAAATTTGATTTTTTCTTCCCAGGTGAGCATGTCGTTGTTGCGGAGGATGGCAAACACGCCGTTGATGGGAGCGGGCAGATCGGGAAAGTCAAACCGGGAATAGGTTCCGGGGGCATCGGGTTGGTTGAAGATCATCGTGTGTTCTTTCCACTGCAGACGATCTTCGATGTCGAGTTCTTTGAATAGTTGGAGCATATTGGGATAAGCGCCGAAAAAGATATGTAGACCAGTTTCATACCAGTCACCATCTTCGTCTTGCCATGCGGCGACTTTGCCACCGAGAACGTCTCTTCTTTCGAGGACAATCGGAGTATGTCCTGCATCAACAAGGTATTTCGCACAGGATAATCCTGCTAATCCGGCTCCGGCGATCGCAACTCGCATGGTGAAGGGCTTCCTACTCTAACGAACGACAACTAAAAATTAGCTGTTGTTCATTATACTTTGCAATTCGTTACATTTGCGTTTTTCTCCAGAAATCCCTTGATTTTCAACAAAATCAACCGTCTGATTTGTCGCAAGGGCGATCGCCTTTATGCGGCCCTCAGTTATCTACATCGGGAAAAATAGGGTCGGGAACCAACTGCGGTGCAACAAATCGCTGGCATAGCTATGCACCGTGAGTTCCAGGAGTTGATTGCGGGGTTTGCTGGCGATGGCGATCGCACTGATATCTTCTTTGACGGCAATATCAAGGGTTTCACTGAGGGGATTGCCAATTTTAACGGCGGTTTTGACCGTCAGTCCCAGGGCTTCTAGCTCTTCTTTGACCTTCGCCAGTTTTTCCTCGGCCTCCTTTTGCAGATATTCAATCTGAATCCGCTGGATACCAGAATTATCGAGGACAGACAACAAAAAACAATTGGCGATCGCCCCTTGGGGCGCATCTTGCGCAAAAGCCTTAACCTGTTCAACCAGATACTTCGCTTCATCACTGCCATTGTAGGGAAGCAGCAGATATCGCCACAGATGGCGGCAACGCAGCGCCAACTCCTCACGGGTGTAGGTCGAGACAATCTGGGGCCGGAGGATCATGATCGGCTTTTTGAGAGATTTAATCAGGCCCAGGCTCGTGCTACCGAACATTTTTTCTTGGACTAAATTTTTGATGGGGGTGCCCACCAAGATGACATCACATTGATATTGCTCAATGACTTGGGGAATATTATCAAGGGCATTCCCAGAAACAATTTCTACTTTTACATCTGCACCAGCCGGCACCTGAGTTAGGGCCTTGGAAAGATGGGCTTGGGCAGCGGCAACCTTTTCTTTGTCAATGCGGGGGATATTACCTTCCGTCCAGAGGGGCACACTATGAAAAAAAACAATCCGGGATAGTCCTCCCTGTACCAGATTTGCGATGCAGCCAGTGAGTCGATCTAAGCCATCGGAAAAATCTGTACAGACTAAGGCGCTATGAAACATGGCAATATCGCTAAAACTTGTGGGATAAGAATCAAAATTTTCTTTACGGTAGCACTTCTCTCTCAGGATGTTGAACTGCAATTCAATAAATCATTTGGAATTTTTTCCCTACCCCCGCATCCCTAGCATGATGCTTTCGTGATCAGGCTCGAGAAGGAGGCCAGTGAAAAATATTCACGTTTACCAGTGGATGCTTTGGGTCAGAATAAACCTAACTTTTAATGCTGTTTCCAGCGTTTGGACTATCCCCTAGAGTCCCCATTGGTGCTTGATTACCTCTTTGTACATATTTTCCCGTGAGAGCATTTGTTCATAAAGTTTCACGAGATGTTCTAGGGCTTGCTCACGATTCATCTGTTGCACTTGGCTTTCGAAGGAACGGAGGCTGAATTGTTGCTCTAATGAGAGTTCGTTGTTTGTTGGAAACATAGTTATCTCCTGAACAGTTTTGACTATCAATACTGGGCTGAATTTCTCCTGATGCAGAAATGCCAGGCCAACTATTACATATTGTAAACAATTATTGACAACTGTGTGATTGTGTTAATTCGTTTTTAGCGATTCTTCTCCCCGTAAGTTGCTCAAAGTGAACAAAGCAATGAGTAAAAATACTTGTTTGTCTGGATTTCTAGATAAAATTGGAAAATATTAGGGATAGCCCAACCAGCAATAGGGGGAAATGTCTTAGTGGTGCAGGAATTTCGTTTGGGATGTGCGGTCTGGGCCTACCGCGGTTGGTTAGGGGATTTTTACCCCAGAGGCAGTGCCGCGAAGGATTTTTTGAGGCTCTATGGCGATCGCCTCCATGCCGTGGAAGGAAATACAACATTTTATGCGGTGCCCTCTGCCGAAACAGTGACACGCTGGCGGGAACAAACGCCCCCCGAATTCCGCTTTTGTTTGAAATTTCCCCAGACCGTGACCCACCAAGGCCCATTAATGGCTCAATTAGACCAAGCAAAGGCGTTTATCGACCGGGTTGAGCCCTTAGGCGATCGCCTAGGCTGTATCTTTGCCCAGCTTCCCCCTTACTATTCCCCGAATTACTATGGCGATCTACAAGCATTTCTACTCGCTTTAGCAGATTGTCCCATCACCCTAGGTGTGGAAGTACGCCACCTCGACTGGTTTCAAGCGCCCCACCGCGATCGCCTCGACGCCCTCCTCGCCCATCATGGCGTGAGTAAAGTGCTATTAGATACCCGCCCAATTTACAACTGCTCCGATAATCCCCAGGCCCATTCCCAACGTCCCAAACCAGAAGTGCCCTTGATCCCAACAGTAACGAACCAGAAGGCCATTGTCCGCTTCATCAGCCACCCCAAACGTTCCTTAAATCAGCCCTACTTTGAGCAGTGGTGTCAGCAGATTCAACAATGGTATGCCGCCGGCTACTCTACTTATTTCTTCATGCACTGTCCCATCGAAGATCACTCCCCCGGCCATGCCCTCTACTTTCAAGAAAAACTGCAACAGTCCCAAATTCCCGTGCCACCTCTCCCCTGGCAGAAACTCATCCCCGAACCCGAACAACTCAGTCTCTTCTAAAAACATCGCCTTCCAACATTCAACATCTTATTCCGGCATTCTCCTACCCATACAACCTCGCTCACCGCAAAATTAAAGGCCCGTTTTTCAGTAAAGCGACCAGCAACTGAGAAAAATCTTGGTTCGAGTTCCTCAGGACGGCACCAAACCCAAGACCCCCCTTAGCCCCTGTAGATGTTAAAAACTGTTACGAAACAACAAGGAGAGGTGACACAGTAACGCAAAATATTTGCGGATGGCTGTAGGAAAACCTAGGACAGTGTCGGCTTATTTCTCTGATGAAATATTTAGATAGTAATCCGGACGCTTAGGCGCCTCATACACCCACAATGTTGGTTTTAATTTGAGCAATATAAAGCAAATTAAAGAAAGCCACCATTTATTTGATAAAAAACCAGTTTAAATCTAAAATCTGGTAATTATTTACTTTATTTAGTCTCATATCTAGAGGAGGAATCCATAGATGAGTATTGTCACGAAATCCATCGTGAATGCCGACGCTGAAGCTCGTTACCTCAGCCCCGGTGAACTCGATCGCATCAAAGCTTTTGTTACTTCTGGTGAAAGCCGTCTTCGGATCGCTGAAACCCTGACTGGCTCCCGTGAGCGCATCATCAAATCTGCTGGTGATGCCCTCTTCCAGAAGCGCCCTGACGTTGTTTCTCCCGGCGGTAACGCTTACGGCGAAGAAATGACTGCAACTTGCCTCCGTGACATGGACTACTATCTCCGTCTGATCACCTACGGTGTCGTTGCTGGTGATGTAACTCCAATCGAAGAAATCGGTCT
Coding sequences within:
- a CDS encoding NblA/ycf18 family protein, whose translation is MFPTNNELSLEQQFSLRSFESQVQQMNREQALEHLVKLYEQMLSRENMYKEVIKHQWGL
- a CDS encoding universal stress protein, coding for MFHSALVCTDFSDGLDRLTGCIANLVQGGLSRIVFFHSVPLWTEGNIPRIDKEKVAAAQAHLSKALTQVPAGADVKVEIVSGNALDNIPQVIEQYQCDVILVGTPIKNLVQEKMFGSTSLGLIKSLKKPIMILRPQIVSTYTREELALRCRHLWRYLLLPYNGSDEAKYLVEQVKAFAQDAPQGAIANCFLLSVLDNSGIQRIQIEYLQKEAEEKLAKVKEELEALGLTVKTAVKIGNPLSETLDIAVKEDISAIAIASKPRNQLLELTVHSYASDLLHRSWFPTLFFPM
- a CDS encoding ABC-2 family transporter protein produces the protein MVRSPFRKAQVLFTTYYAYMVEYRAELFFWVLNSSLPIILLGVWTEASNQVELPLSAIEFARYFIAVFFIRQLTLVWVIWEFEKEVSQGKLSFALLQPIDPVWRHFASHVSERFARLPFSIALVLLFFALYPQAFWVPSLTQVLLCILTAAIAFGLRFLLQYTFAMAAFWVERASAIEQIWFLFYIFLSGYIAPLETFPPLMKEIALLTPFPYVVYFPSAILMGLPVRLTEGFIVMGVWSLIFYGLNRYFWRKGLKHYSGMGA
- a CDS encoding response regulator; this encodes MATILIVEDDPINVRVFSTILKKRGQFEVLCSEDVGEIMALTSAGKVDLVMMDVSLTASLYEGESVDGIRITQMLKADPQTKNIPVILVTAHAMQGDRETFLSKSGAEDYISKPVVNYDDFLQQIRRLIGE
- the psb34 gene encoding photosystem II assembly protein Psb34, which codes for MMIESPGDLKIDKFEGATMRYMEDEDGKLNNFAQEPKMYQAEAKTAKEQKNLLVIGILGGVLVVALIGVTVLISG
- the pds gene encoding 15-cis-phytoene desaturase, encoding MRVAIAGAGLAGLSCAKYLVDAGHTPIVLERRDVLGGKVAAWQDEDGDWYETGLHIFFGAYPNMLQLFKELDIEDRLQWKEHTMIFNQPDAPGTYSRFDFPDLPAPINGVFAILRNNDMLTWEEKIKFGIGLIPAMVQGQKYVEEMDQYSWSEWMKKQGIPERVEKEVFIAMSKALNFINPDEISATILLTALNRFLQEKNGSKMAFLDGSPTERLCQPIVDYITERGGEVHLNRPLKEIQLNDDGSVKGFLLRGLNGAEDEFFAADAYVSAMPVDPLKVMLPNPWKEMPFFQKLDGLEGVPVINLHMWFDRKLTDVDHLLFSRSPLLSVYADMSNTCRGYYSDKSMLELVLAPAKDWISKSDEEIIAATMEELKQLFPDDFTGDNQAKLLKYHVVKTPRSVYKSTPGRQDHRPSQETPISNFFLTGDYTMQRYLASMEGAVLSGKLTAQAVAKAAETTLADQATTVSVAA
- a CDS encoding DUF72 domain-containing protein encodes the protein MVQEFRLGCAVWAYRGWLGDFYPRGSAAKDFLRLYGDRLHAVEGNTTFYAVPSAETVTRWREQTPPEFRFCLKFPQTVTHQGPLMAQLDQAKAFIDRVEPLGDRLGCIFAQLPPYYSPNYYGDLQAFLLALADCPITLGVEVRHLDWFQAPHRDRLDALLAHHGVSKVLLDTRPIYNCSDNPQAHSQRPKPEVPLIPTVTNQKAIVRFISHPKRSLNQPYFEQWCQQIQQWYAAGYSTYFFMHCPIEDHSPGHALYFQEKLQQSQIPVPPLPWQKLIPEPEQLSLF
- the crtB gene encoding 15-cis-phytoene synthase CrtB — encoded protein: MLQLSRLQPSPPTASSFISREEAYEYCRTVTAMYSKTFYLGTLLMPKEKREAIWAIYVWCRRTDELVDGPEAVNTTPETLDQWERDLESVFAGQPVADPDVALVDSLNRFPLDIQPFRDMIAGQRMDLYRSRYETFEDLELYCYRVAGTVGLMSGAVMGLENRTNTAPWNSQIQAQMPTEEAIALGIANQLTNILRDVGEDRGRGRIYLPLEDLALFNYSEKDLFAGVIDERWRSLMKFQIKRARHYYQIAERGIRALHPDARWPVWSALMLYQGILDIIEKNDYDVFNRRAYVPTAKKMVYLPVALLRSQVL
- a CDS encoding translation initiation factor, translating into MARKKVVYQEFGNTVADDTPEIIDLPPQQQSPRIQASRSGRKGKTVTVIAGLQHSPETLQKLLKQLKNKCGSGGTLKDNTLEIQGDHRQSILAFLLDQGYKAKISGG
- a CDS encoding DNA topoisomerase (ATP-hydrolyzing) subunit A; the protein is MAQQLDLLQSGHIIPTALHVEMEQSYLEYAMSVIVGRALPDVRDGLKPVHRRILYAMYELGLSPDRPYRKCARVVGDVLGKYHPHGDQSVYDALVRLVQDFSTRYPLLAGHGNFGSIDNDPPAAMRYTETRLSPLSFEAMLAQISEDIVDFTDNFDGSQQEPVVLPVQLPVLLLNGSSGIAVGMATNMPPHNLGEVVDGLITLIDRPDIEDEKLWEVIPAPDFPTGGEIVDLAGVRDAYRTGRGIIPMRGIVHLEVLQVGKKRKRDVNALVVTELPYQVNKAGWIEKLADLVNDGKISGISDIRDESDRQGMRVVIELKRDAEPEQILKLLYKKTALQSNFGAILLSLVDNQPRQLSLKAILQEFLKFRVETLTRQYEYELAQKETRQHSVEGLLLALNNLDAVIEILRNAADGTTAKQQFQGELGFSESQSDAILAMPMRRLTGLERQKLEQEFAELTTEIAKLNKLLGDRHELLKALKRELRSLKRKFADPRRTRLPETPAPEAKSAPANADPAAAPETPKKKRKSRKKEEPALTLLPQLTETSHVAIAASGGVYWGNDDAGLLDEEPTIFKAQIGSQENLIVCTDQGKAFPVAIADLPYQEQRDKSQLVDLLPDHALRDNHQPITQFLLPDNLAAYDLLLLTAQGRIKRLPAVELDSFTSRGLSLIKLKDKDTLKFACFVKGGDQVAIAVSSGRVLHLPVNDSEIPVMGRTSQGNQALRLRFNEQIVACVPCQRNSELYLISEEGYGKKLAASSLRLGKRGDMGNHVMRFESKTDLLLDLFVPDQQDSLLVKDAQENLDLLPLSKFNLAEKDSAGQRLVKLTGGDRLVNCYLSGS